From Alkalidesulfovibrio alkalitolerans DSM 16529, a single genomic window includes:
- the amrA gene encoding AmmeMemoRadiSam system protein A has protein sequence MTGHDDSGFRFSLSDEEKTYLLDLARLSILRCLCGGDDVVGEGPPPPSSQTLQAHLGAFVTLKIKGCLRGCIGHVVGDRPVYETVYAMARQAAFHDPRFMPLTAAEAEELDIDISILSPLTPCPDPARIEPGRHGLLISRGNCSGLLLPQVATEYGWDRETFLAQTCRKAGLPPDCWRDPATRIYWFEAVVF, from the coding sequence ATGACCGGACACGACGACTCGGGCTTTCGCTTTTCGCTCTCGGACGAGGAGAAGACCTACCTCCTGGACCTCGCACGACTCTCCATCCTGCGTTGCCTTTGTGGCGGGGACGACGTGGTCGGCGAGGGGCCCCCGCCGCCGTCCAGCCAGACGCTTCAGGCGCACCTCGGGGCCTTCGTGACCCTGAAGATCAAGGGTTGCCTGCGTGGCTGCATCGGCCACGTCGTGGGCGACAGGCCGGTCTACGAGACGGTCTACGCCATGGCCCGCCAGGCGGCGTTCCACGATCCGCGTTTCATGCCGCTCACGGCCGCCGAGGCCGAGGAGTTGGACATCGACATCTCCATCCTCTCGCCGCTCACGCCCTGCCCGGACCCCGCGCGCATCGAGCCCGGCCGCCACGGTCTTCTGATCTCGCGCGGCAATTGTTCGGGCCTGCTTTTGCCCCAGGTGGCCACGGAATACGGCTGGGACCGCGAGACCTTCCTGGCTCAGACCTGCCGCAAGGCGGGCCTGCCGCCGGATTGCTGGCGCGACCCCGCTACCCGCATATACTGGTTCGAAGCCGTCGTCTTTTAG
- the cobA gene encoding uroporphyrinogen-III C-methyltransferase, producing MSIVYLVGAGPGDPGLITLRAKELIERADILVYDYLANKEFLDYASPDCEIIYVGKKGGDHTLPQEGINALLVEKALEEEGRIIVRLKGGDPYVFGRGAEEAEELVEAGVAFEVVPGVTSAVAAPAYAGIPITHRRFASSVSFITGHEDPTKEDSAINWAAHASSGATLIFFMGVKNLPTIASQLVAHGMRSDMPCALVHWGTTCRQKSFVSTLANVASDAEALGYKAPSLIIVGEVCSLKDSLDWYEMKPLLGVGVVVTRAREQASDLSAGLRELGACCIEFPTIEIAPVEDDSLAREAVGRLADYDWLVFTSVNGVLRFWDILDEAGLDARALATAKVAAIGPATAQALCARGIRPDFVPERYVAEDVVEGLLAMGVSGARVLIPRAQVAREVLPEKLAEAGAEVTIAPVYETRLTKADPEPVLKGLDKGEIQFVTFTSSSTVENFFARIPPETFAPYRERVKLACIGPVTAKTLSRFGYTPDVEAEEYTIPGLIEALMASVS from the coding sequence ATGAGCATCGTCTATCTCGTGGGCGCGGGGCCCGGCGATCCCGGCCTCATCACCCTGCGCGCCAAGGAACTGATCGAACGGGCCGACATCCTGGTCTACGACTATCTGGCGAACAAGGAATTTCTCGACTACGCAAGCCCCGATTGCGAGATCATCTATGTGGGCAAGAAGGGCGGCGACCACACGCTGCCGCAGGAAGGCATCAACGCCCTGCTCGTGGAGAAGGCCCTGGAGGAGGAGGGACGGATCATCGTCCGCCTCAAGGGCGGCGACCCTTATGTCTTCGGGCGCGGCGCGGAAGAGGCCGAGGAACTCGTCGAGGCGGGCGTGGCCTTCGAGGTCGTGCCCGGCGTGACCAGCGCCGTGGCCGCCCCGGCCTATGCGGGCATTCCCATCACGCACCGCCGTTTCGCCTCGTCCGTATCCTTCATCACCGGCCACGAGGATCCCACCAAGGAGGATTCGGCCATCAACTGGGCCGCGCACGCCTCCTCGGGCGCGACCCTGATCTTCTTCATGGGCGTGAAGAACCTGCCGACCATCGCCAGCCAACTCGTCGCCCACGGCATGCGGTCCGACATGCCCTGCGCCTTGGTGCACTGGGGCACCACCTGCCGTCAGAAGAGCTTCGTCTCCACGCTCGCCAACGTGGCCAGCGACGCCGAGGCCCTGGGCTACAAGGCCCCCTCCCTGATCATCGTGGGCGAGGTCTGCTCGCTCAAGGACAGCCTGGACTGGTACGAGATGAAGCCGCTTCTGGGCGTCGGCGTGGTCGTGACCCGCGCCCGCGAACAGGCTTCGGACCTTTCGGCCGGGCTGCGCGAACTCGGCGCCTGCTGCATCGAATTTCCGACCATCGAGATCGCGCCGGTCGAGGACGACAGTCTGGCCCGCGAGGCCGTGGGCCGTCTGGCCGACTACGACTGGCTGGTCTTCACCTCGGTCAACGGCGTGCTGCGCTTTTGGGACATCCTCGACGAGGCGGGCCTTGACGCGCGCGCCCTGGCCACGGCCAAGGTCGCGGCCATCGGCCCGGCCACGGCCCAGGCCCTGTGCGCGCGGGGCATCCGCCCCGATTTCGTGCCCGAGCGCTACGTGGCCGAGGACGTGGTGGAGGGGCTGCTCGCCATGGGCGTTTCCGGCGCGCGCGTGCTCATCCCCCGCGCCCAGGTGGCGCGCGAGGTGCTGCCCGAGAAGCTGGCCGAGGCCGGAGCCGAGGTCACAATCGCCCCGGTCTACGAGACGCGCCTGACAAAGGCCGATCCCGAGCCGGTCCTGAAAGGGTTGGACAAGGGCGAAATCCAGTTCGTGACCTTCACCTCGTCCTCCACGGTGGAGAACTTTTTTGCGCGCATCCCGCCCGAAACCTTCGCGCCCTACCGGGAACGGGTCAAACTGGCCTGTATCGGCCCGGTGACCGCGAAGACACTCTCGCGCTTCGGCTACACGCCGGACGTGGAGGCCGAGGAATACACCATCCCCGGCCTGATCGAGGCCCTCATGGCCTCTGTGTCGTAG
- a CDS encoding MASE3 domain-containing protein: MRRLLEHFEKTSEHHGRWAAQPAFLATAGLVVMGVLVALGHFDFLLFHALTELFSAAVCLAVFLLAWNTRGMMSNGGLLVIGISLAFAGFVDVLHTLAYKGMGYMTWGGSNLPTQLWIAGRIVQTLGLLALPFAVTRRVHAKSTFLAFAVVTVALLGVIFTGVFPDCFVEGQGLTPFKKNMEYLLLSAMLLSAGLLWRVRFSFDQQVFELLAASILLTAASELFFTFYVSVYGISNIAGHLLKVAAVYLVYRALIETGLTKPFALLFRELKQREEELTSARDAAERANQAKGMFLANVSHEVRTPLSGVMNLLKLLDATRLDPEQREYVRLATASSRGLLHILNDILDLSRIESGRMPIEESDFALKPFLGEIRDVFAHQARQRGIDFSLEIDPTLPETLHGDPLRIRQIIFNLAGNSAKFTEQGRIAIRAEKDGIADDGRIILRLTVSDTGPGIPKAQQESIFEPFVQADGGPGRKHGGTGLGLAIVRRLCDAMGGDIELESEPGTGTTFTVRLPLREGSELQADVRAEEFPAESAARSPDHAGQHKESSSLADLPPMRLLLADDSRVNNLALRRLLEKRGHEVLPVWSGQEALDALAVEDVDVVLMDVQMPGMDGIQATQAIRAGKAGRADVPILALTAHAASGDRERFLAAGMNDHVVKPVEEDDLARALAAFGPGAAIPGNRLVRP; the protein is encoded by the coding sequence ATGCGGCGTCTTTTGGAGCATTTCGAGAAGACCTCCGAACATCATGGCCGTTGGGCTGCGCAGCCCGCGTTTCTGGCCACGGCGGGCCTCGTCGTCATGGGCGTGCTGGTGGCGCTGGGCCATTTCGACTTCCTCCTCTTCCACGCCCTGACCGAGCTCTTCTCCGCCGCCGTCTGCCTGGCCGTCTTTCTGCTTGCTTGGAACACCCGGGGCATGATGTCCAACGGCGGATTGCTGGTCATTGGCATTTCACTGGCTTTCGCCGGCTTCGTGGACGTGCTGCACACCCTCGCCTACAAGGGTATGGGGTACATGACCTGGGGCGGATCCAACCTGCCCACGCAGCTTTGGATCGCGGGCCGAATCGTCCAGACCCTGGGTCTTTTGGCCCTGCCGTTCGCCGTGACCCGGCGGGTCCACGCGAAAAGCACCTTCCTGGCCTTCGCGGTCGTGACCGTGGCGCTCCTTGGGGTCATCTTCACCGGCGTCTTCCCGGACTGTTTTGTGGAAGGGCAAGGGCTCACGCCGTTCAAGAAGAACATGGAATATCTGCTTTTATCGGCCATGCTGCTGTCGGCGGGGCTTTTGTGGCGGGTGCGTTTCTCCTTCGACCAGCAGGTCTTCGAGCTTCTCGCGGCCTCCATCCTGCTTACGGCCGCCTCGGAGCTGTTCTTTACCTTCTACGTCAGCGTGTACGGCATATCCAACATCGCCGGGCACCTGCTCAAGGTCGCGGCCGTCTATCTGGTCTACAGGGCGCTCATCGAAACCGGCCTGACCAAGCCCTTCGCGCTGCTTTTCCGGGAACTCAAGCAACGCGAGGAGGAACTGACCTCGGCCAGGGACGCGGCTGAACGGGCCAACCAAGCCAAAGGCATGTTTCTGGCCAACGTCAGCCACGAGGTCCGCACGCCGCTCTCCGGCGTCATGAACCTGCTCAAGCTGCTCGACGCCACGCGCCTCGATCCGGAGCAGCGCGAGTACGTCCGCTTGGCGACCGCCTCCAGCCGGGGGCTCCTACACATTCTCAACGACATCCTCGATCTTTCCCGCATCGAGTCCGGGCGCATGCCCATCGAGGAGTCCGACTTCGCGCTCAAGCCCTTCCTCGGGGAGATACGGGACGTCTTCGCGCACCAAGCCAGACAGCGCGGCATCGACTTCTCGCTTGAAATCGACCCCACCCTGCCGGAGACGCTGCACGGCGATCCGCTACGCATCCGGCAGATCATCTTCAATCTCGCGGGCAACTCAGCGAAGTTCACCGAACAGGGTCGGATAGCGATCCGGGCGGAGAAGGACGGGATCGCCGACGATGGGCGGATCATCCTGCGCCTGACGGTCTCCGACACCGGGCCGGGCATCCCCAAGGCCCAGCAAGAGAGCATCTTCGAGCCGTTCGTACAGGCGGATGGCGGGCCGGGCAGAAAGCACGGGGGTACTGGGCTTGGGCTGGCCATCGTGCGTCGCCTGTGCGACGCCATGGGGGGCGACATCGAGCTTGAAAGCGAGCCTGGGACCGGGACGACGTTCACGGTCCGCCTGCCGCTCCGGGAAGGGAGTGAGCTTCAGGCAGACGTTCGGGCAGAGGAGTTTCCGGCCGAAAGTGCAGCGCGTTCCCCCGACCATGCCGGACAGCACAAAGAGTCGTCGAGTCTGGCCGATCTGCCGCCCATGCGTCTTCTCCTTGCCGACGATAGCCGGGTGAACAATTTGGCGCTGCGAAGGCTTCTGGAGAAGCGCGGGCACGAGGTTTTGCCCGTCTGGTCGGGACAGGAGGCGCTCGACGCGCTTGCGGTCGAAGACGTGGATGTGGTGCTCATGGACGTGCAGATGCCCGGCATGGACGGCATCCAGGCCACCCAGGCCATTCGGGCCGGAAAGGCCGGACGGGCGGACGTTCCCATCCTGGCGCTGACGGCCCATGCCGCGAGCGGCGACAGGGAGCGCTTTTTGGCTGCGGGCATGAACGACCACGTGGTCAAGCCTGTGGAAGAAGACGACCTCGCCCGCGCCCTGGCCGCGTTCGGGCCCGGCGCGGCTATTCCCGGTAATCGACTAGTTCGGCCGTGA
- the purN gene encoding phosphoribosylglycinamide formyltransferase, with protein sequence MTLDLAVLVSGSGSNLQAVIDRIESGALDARLRLVLSNKPQAYGLERARKHGVPALCLEHGSFPDREAFDAEMVRLIREHGADTVAMAGFMRMVTPRFLSAFPGRVVNIHPALLPSFPGVHGQRDAADYGVRFSGCTVHFVDEKMDNGPIIIQAVVPAYPGDDGKSLGARILELEHRIYPQALQWLAQGRLTVSGRKVLLANEGQAPTVALPSGAMVNPPLEPGF encoded by the coding sequence ATGACGCTCGATCTCGCGGTTCTCGTCTCCGGCTCGGGTTCGAACCTGCAGGCCGTCATCGATCGGATCGAGTCCGGCGCGCTCGATGCGCGCCTGCGCCTCGTCCTCTCGAACAAGCCCCAGGCCTACGGCCTTGAGCGGGCGAGAAAACACGGCGTCCCAGCCCTGTGCCTGGAGCACGGAAGCTTTCCCGACCGCGAGGCATTCGACGCGGAGATGGTGCGCCTGATCCGCGAACACGGCGCGGACACCGTGGCCATGGCGGGCTTCATGCGCATGGTCACGCCACGCTTTCTGTCCGCGTTCCCCGGCCGGGTGGTGAACATCCACCCCGCGCTCCTGCCGTCCTTTCCCGGCGTGCACGGGCAGCGCGACGCGGCCGACTACGGGGTGCGCTTCTCCGGCTGCACCGTGCACTTCGTGGACGAGAAGATGGACAACGGGCCGATCATCATCCAGGCCGTGGTGCCCGCCTACCCCGGCGACGACGGCAAGAGCCTGGGCGCGCGCATCCTCGAACTCGAACACCGCATCTACCCCCAGGCGCTGCAATGGCTGGCCCAGGGCCGACTCACGGTGAGCGGTCGCAAGGTGCTGCTCGCAAACGAGGGTCAGGCCCCGACCGTTGCCCTGCCCTCAGGGGCCATGGTAAACCCCCCCCTGGAACCGGGCTTCTGA
- a CDS encoding DUF3108 domain-containing protein, with translation MKTICMALVLALLVPFWPGSVSASVEDAQRERWFQPGERFEYNVRWGIFNVGRAVIEVLEPRELDGRPARGFRMTARTNSFADAFYKVRDVNESWTDPDVEGSYLYITDISEGSYRRDFELRFFAHNGTAELWSRETGLHKNTVRIYPGTLDPLSVLFAFRAHPAPLTVGTVIRQAVTDGKKYVLGQATVVARETVKTPAGEFDAFCVVPDIRDLGGVFAKSPDAALLIWVTADERRLPVMVKSKVLVGYFTAELVDYRE, from the coding sequence ATGAAAACGATATGCATGGCCCTTGTCCTGGCGCTGTTGGTACCCTTTTGGCCGGGCTCGGTCTCGGCGTCTGTCGAGGACGCCCAGCGCGAACGCTGGTTCCAGCCCGGCGAGCGTTTCGAATACAACGTGCGCTGGGGCATCTTCAACGTCGGCCGGGCGGTCATCGAGGTTCTCGAACCGCGCGAGTTGGACGGCAGGCCCGCGCGCGGCTTTCGCATGACCGCGCGCACCAACTCCTTCGCCGACGCCTTCTACAAGGTCCGCGACGTGAACGAGTCCTGGACCGATCCGGACGTGGAAGGCTCCTACCTCTACATCACGGACATCAGCGAAGGCTCGTACCGCCGCGACTTCGAGCTTCGCTTCTTCGCGCACAACGGAACGGCCGAACTGTGGAGCCGCGAGACCGGCCTGCACAAGAACACGGTGCGCATCTACCCCGGCACCCTGGACCCGCTCTCGGTGCTCTTCGCCTTCCGCGCGCATCCCGCGCCACTTACGGTGGGCACGGTCATCCGCCAAGCCGTGACGGACGGCAAGAAGTACGTCCTGGGGCAGGCCACGGTGGTTGCGCGCGAGACGGTCAAGACGCCCGCTGGCGAGTTCGACGCCTTCTGCGTGGTGCCCGACATCCGCGACCTGGGCGGAGTCTTCGCCAAGAGCCCGGATGCGGCGTTGCTCATCTGGGTGACGGCCGACGAACGCCGCCTGCCGGTGATGGTCAAATCGAAGGTGCTGGTGGGCTACTTCACGGCCGAACTAGTCGATTACCGGGAATAG
- the msrB gene encoding peptide-methionine (R)-S-oxide reductase MsrB, whose translation MSVSIFGAVCAAVCLGLAGAALAAEGKVPQDAKSAVFAGGCFWCTEADFEKLPGVYEVESGYAGGATPYPTYEQVGTGETGHLESVRVFYDPQRISYAELVEAFWRMIDPTDAGGQFPDRGEQYTTAIFYADAEELAVAEASRKRLEASGKFRKPIATAIRKLETFYPAEDYHQNFYKTNPGRYSQYRDFSGRDRFMRGHWGDKPFADLGAPVVMSPAEGKKKGSWRDFVKPDKDELKKRLTPMQYKVTQEDGTEPPFRNEYFDNHREGIYVDVVSGEPLFASVHKFDSGTGWPSFWQPLDKDNVVERTDRRLFMIRTEVRSRRADSHLGHVFDDGPAPTGLRYCINSAALRFVPREEMEREGYGEYLKLFD comes from the coding sequence ATGAGTGTTTCCATTTTCGGCGCGGTCTGCGCGGCGGTCTGCCTGGGGCTGGCGGGAGCGGCCCTGGCGGCGGAAGGCAAGGTTCCACAGGACGCCAAGAGCGCGGTTTTCGCGGGTGGCTGCTTCTGGTGCACCGAGGCGGACTTCGAAAAGCTGCCGGGCGTGTACGAGGTCGAGTCGGGCTACGCGGGCGGCGCCACTCCCTATCCCACTTACGAACAGGTGGGCACTGGCGAGACCGGGCACCTGGAGAGCGTGCGCGTGTTCTACGATCCGCAGCGCATCTCCTACGCGGAATTGGTGGAGGCGTTTTGGCGCATGATCGATCCCACGGACGCGGGCGGGCAGTTCCCGGACCGGGGCGAGCAGTACACCACGGCCATCTTCTACGCCGACGCCGAGGAACTGGCCGTGGCCGAGGCCTCGCGCAAGCGGCTCGAAGCCTCGGGCAAGTTCAGGAAGCCCATCGCCACGGCCATCCGCAAGCTCGAAACTTTCTATCCCGCCGAGGACTATCACCAGAACTTCTACAAGACCAATCCGGGCCGTTACTCGCAGTACCGCGATTTTTCGGGCCGCGACCGGTTCATGCGCGGCCATTGGGGCGATAAACCCTTCGCGGATCTCGGCGCGCCGGTCGTCATGAGCCCGGCCGAAGGCAAAAAGAAGGGATCGTGGAGGGATTTCGTGAAGCCCGACAAGGACGAACTGAAAAAGCGCCTTACGCCCATGCAGTACAAGGTCACGCAGGAGGACGGCACGGAACCGCCGTTCCGCAACGAATATTTCGACAATCACCGTGAGGGCATCTACGTGGACGTGGTCTCGGGCGAGCCTCTCTTCGCCTCGGTGCACAAGTTCGATTCCGGCACGGGCTGGCCGAGCTTCTGGCAACCGCTGGACAAGGACAATGTGGTCGAGCGCACGGACAGGAGGCTGTTCATGATCCGCACCGAAGTGCGCAGCCGCCGCGCGGATTCGCATCTGGGCCACGTCTTCGACGACGGCCCCGCGCCCACCGGGCTTCGCTACTGCATCAACTCGGCCGCGCTACGCTTCGTGCCGCGCGAGGAGATGGAGCGCGAGGGTTACGGCGAGTATCTGAAGCTGTTCGACTAA